A genomic segment from Helicobacter sp. NHP19-012 encodes:
- a CDS encoding YdcH family protein codes for MFHEYREEIKELSNKNPHFHKIFEEHNALDDEISALESHSTDELKVAALKKKKLHLKDEIYRMIQEHKGAN; via the coding sequence ATGTTCCACGAGTATAGGGAAGAAATCAAGGAACTCAGCAATAAAAACCCCCACTTCCATAAGATTTTTGAGGAACACAATGCCCTAGATGATGAAATCAGTGCTTTAGAATCGCACAGCACCGATGAACTCAAGGTCGCTGCTCTCAAAAAGAAGAAATTGCACCTGAAAGATGAGATCTACCGCATGATCCAAGAACATAAGGGTGCGAACTAG
- a CDS encoding J domain-containing protein, giving the protein MQIKTKLAKTLPAPQRATSANQFIEVCLDSSLYAKTSLYLRKHFPEHVRFKHTLILLEKAGLKKAYLLNRLFYAKYALHPFNSPDMFNLLLEKILSNAHLPVVFKESYTSKIKSKSLLALVPKVEIQAIYMHSRLVFYYTHFLAREFLHSVFAPFILLETPFKDKSNKKSFLHETHAHLDALQVLMSLKNPHFKHAYIQFIYPTQKLFLTKQEELILKALRTLGLGVMHSKEEIKRRYLELAKLYHPDTAPSKKPHHNIRRQRFLEVTEAYKVLKNL; this is encoded by the coding sequence ATGCAAATCAAAACAAAGTTAGCAAAAACCCTCCCAGCTCCCCAAAGAGCCACGTCTGCTAATCAGTTCATTGAGGTGTGCCTAGACTCCTCTTTGTATGCCAAAACAAGCTTGTATCTAAGAAAACACTTCCCCGAGCATGTCAGATTCAAGCACACCTTGATTTTACTTGAAAAGGCAGGTCTCAAAAAAGCCTACTTGCTCAACCGCTTGTTCTACGCCAAATACGCCTTGCACCCCTTTAACTCCCCTGATATGTTTAACCTCTTACTAGAGAAAATTCTAAGCAACGCCCATTTGCCCGTGGTGTTTAAAGAGAGTTACACCTCTAAAATCAAGTCTAAATCCCTATTGGCCCTCGTGCCAAAAGTGGAGATACAAGCCATTTATATGCACTCTAGATTGGTGTTTTACTACACGCATTTTTTGGCTCGGGAGTTTTTACACAGCGTGTTCGCACCCTTTATTTTGCTTGAAACCCCCTTCAAAGATAAAAGCAATAAAAAGAGCTTTCTACACGAAACCCACGCCCATTTGGACGCCCTGCAGGTGTTGATGTCGCTGAAAAACCCGCACTTCAAGCACGCTTACATACAATTCATCTACCCCACGCAAAAGCTTTTTTTGACAAAACAAGAAGAATTAATTTTAAAAGCTCTGCGCACGCTAGGGCTAGGTGTGATGCACTCTAAAGAAGAGATTAAACGCCGCTATTTAGAGTTGGCCAAGCTCTACCACCCCGACACTGCCCCCTCCAAAAAGCCCCACCACAACATCCGCAGACAACGCTTTTTAGAAGTGACGGAAGCCTACAAAGTTTTGAAGAACTTGTAG
- a CDS encoding MATE family efflux transporter — translation MAVDLKTTPIPRLFFYYFIPLAFSMISLSTYSMIDGMFVGNKLGKDALAAIGVCWPIFPTLIAYELLFGLGAASIASYFLGKDHIKRARLVFSSVFYFVAISIVVISWTLVPFTDHIAKMLGSSNLLLPMVSIYLKVILMGAVFMVLHPLADVFVVNDKRPILAMVAMLVGSLTNVLFNYLLLYVFEVGIHGSAIATVLGHAVGFFVLFSHFLLKKGQLYFVRRFNWASVISSAKSGVPQSVSEFSAAVVMLLFNWMIMHTAGERGVSIYAIIMYNGIVFWTTLLSIGQGIQPIASFSYGAGRLDRVRAAFSFGLKVALCAGVGLYIVFYFFDSYLIRFYVDKTRLLEDFSFLADTKSAMDIYYFGHIFLGVNLFSAIFFQSIQRTKSSFLITICETIVFVVLLLPILSYFYGLKGIWVAYPLSQFLALIVAVFVVRYERQRGTFHKNTLEKNML, via the coding sequence GTGGCTGTTGATCTAAAAACCACGCCGATCCCTAGGCTTTTTTTCTACTATTTTATCCCCCTCGCCTTTTCTATGATTTCTTTGTCTACCTATTCCATGATCGATGGTATGTTTGTGGGCAACAAGCTGGGTAAAGATGCTCTTGCGGCGATCGGGGTGTGTTGGCCCATTTTCCCCACCCTGATCGCCTATGAGTTGCTCTTTGGACTGGGGGCAGCCTCGATCGCCTCGTATTTTTTAGGCAAAGATCACATCAAGCGCGCCCGCTTGGTCTTTAGCTCGGTTTTTTATTTTGTGGCGATCAGCATTGTTGTCATTAGCTGGACTCTCGTGCCCTTCACCGATCATATCGCCAAAATGCTAGGTAGCTCTAATCTGCTCTTACCGATGGTGTCGATCTATCTCAAGGTGATTTTAATGGGGGCGGTTTTTATGGTCTTGCACCCCTTAGCCGATGTCTTTGTGGTGAATGATAAACGCCCCATCTTGGCGATGGTCGCCATGCTGGTGGGCTCTCTTACGAATGTGCTGTTTAATTACCTCTTGCTCTATGTGTTTGAAGTGGGCATACACGGGAGTGCGATCGCCACGGTGCTCGGGCATGCGGTGGGGTTCTTTGTTTTGTTTTCGCATTTTCTTTTAAAAAAAGGGCAATTATACTTTGTGCGCCGTTTCAACTGGGCGAGCGTGATCTCTTCAGCCAAAAGCGGTGTGCCCCAAAGTGTGTCCGAGTTTAGCGCCGCTGTGGTGATGTTGCTCTTTAATTGGATGATCATGCACACTGCGGGGGAGCGGGGGGTGTCGATCTATGCCATCATCATGTATAATGGGATTGTGTTTTGGACGACCCTGCTTTCCATAGGGCAGGGGATACAACCGATCGCTAGCTTTAGCTATGGGGCGGGGCGGCTCGATCGTGTGCGTGCTGCCTTTAGCTTTGGGCTTAAGGTGGCTCTGTGCGCGGGCGTGGGGCTTTACATTGTGTTTTACTTTTTTGACAGCTACCTCATTAGGTTTTATGTGGATAAAACACGCCTCTTAGAAGATTTTTCCTTTTTAGCCGACACCAAGAGTGCCATGGATATTTATTATTTCGGGCATATTTTCTTAGGAGTCAACCTCTTTTCTGCCATCTTTTTTCAATCCATACAGCGTACCAAGAGCTCGTTTCTTATCACCATTTGCGAAACCATCGTGTTTGTCGTGCTCTTGTTGCCGATTTTAAGTTATTTTTACGGGCTTAAGGGGATTTGGGTTGCCTACCCACTTTCGCAATTCTTGGCTCTAATCGTAGCGGTATTTGTGGTGCGTTATGAACGCCAAAGGGGGACCTTTCACAAAAACACCCTAGAAAAAAACATGTTATAA
- the rpsI gene encoding 30S ribosomal protein S9, with protein MTKIYATGKRKSAIAKVWLAHGDGQLDINGMDLNTWLGGHESIKMKVMQPLVLTKQEGLVSVKAVVFGGGYSAQAEALRHGISKALNLYDSAFRAILKPKGLLTRDSRVVERKKYGKHKARRSPQFSKR; from the coding sequence ATGACAAAAATTTACGCCACAGGCAAAAGAAAGAGTGCGATCGCCAAGGTTTGGCTTGCGCATGGGGACGGGCAATTAGACATCAATGGCATGGATTTAAACACTTGGCTAGGTGGGCATGAGTCCATTAAAATGAAGGTCATGCAACCCTTAGTGCTCACCAAACAAGAGGGCTTGGTGAGCGTGAAAGCGGTGGTCTTTGGGGGCGGTTACAGTGCACAAGCTGAAGCCTTAAGGCATGGCATTTCTAAAGCCTTGAATCTCTACGACAGTGCCTTTAGGGCAATTTTAAAACCCAAAGGCTTACTCACAAGGGATTCTCGCGTGGTGGAGCGCAAAAAATATGGCAAACACAAGGCACGCCGCAGCCCACAATTCTCTAAACGCTAG
- the rplM gene encoding 50S ribosomal protein L13: MQLTESMKNTDIKRDWVVLDAKDQVFGRLITKAATLLRGKHRPCFTPNVDCGDFVVIVNASHVKFSSLNKLKDKEYFTHSGYFGSTKSKTLEEMLEKNPEKLFYLAVRGMLPKTKLGRAMIKKLKIYKDKKHPHTAQVGKKD, encoded by the coding sequence ATGCAACTCACTGAGTCCATGAAAAATACAGACATCAAGCGCGATTGGGTCGTGCTGGATGCAAAAGACCAAGTTTTTGGGCGACTAATCACCAAAGCGGCGACCCTACTTAGGGGCAAACACCGCCCTTGCTTTACCCCCAATGTAGATTGTGGGGATTTTGTGGTGATCGTCAATGCCAGCCATGTGAAGTTTTCAAGTTTAAACAAGCTCAAAGATAAAGAGTACTTCACCCACTCGGGCTATTTTGGCAGCACCAAGAGCAAAACCCTAGAAGAAATGCTAGAGAAAAACCCCGAAAAACTCTTTTATCTAGCGGTGCGGGGCATGTTGCCTAAAACTAAGCTCGGGCGGGCGATGATCAAAAAGCTGAAGATCTATAAAGATAAAAAACACCCCCACACGGCTCAAGTGGGCAAGAAGGATTAA
- a CDS encoding mechanosensitive ion channel family protein: MLFKVFLVLCACLCYLVGQENTQIQRLQEEVGHLDHKLQTSDNIWLKKFSNFESYEQIYEEIQTIQQKLKTLKNKKNKKNKDTLQISTLNHTLQALKYQEELLEQYKMNPFKELVEKPSIANIPNITNPIAIVTGISFIKQIKAKYTTMKHHKKSLHEVLTLINQKLQVLTQLEKLQRGQEQEHLAKKIYQEQVKKIELQGAQNLLKTSMDVYLKDIEETESNIKSQIKDQIFKLIYVVLIALVSIVLAWVLKVISHKYIHSNERAYTINKAINFVNANVVVLIFLFAYLENVSYLVTVLGFASAGIAIAMRDLFMSVLGWFMILIEGNIHVGDRIKVVKEGHAYVGDVLDISALYTTILEDVTLTSYKNNDCRAGRIIFIPNNYIFSNLLCNYSHFGMKTVWDGIVFCVTFDSNYKKAMQIALDIANTQAKQYTEMTYKQMNNMRTKYSLRNTSANPRVFMVLEQEGIHISVWYQTNSYATLALKSKISSDIIEALLKEPDIFIAYSTTKFVQSAGDGFGNKNSVFESKELRL; encoded by the coding sequence ATTTTGTTTAAAGTTTTTTTGGTGCTGTGTGCTTGTCTTTGCTATCTTGTAGGACAAGAAAATACACAAATCCAACGCTTGCAAGAAGAGGTAGGACATTTAGATCATAAGCTCCAAACGAGCGATAACATTTGGCTAAAAAAATTCAGTAATTTTGAGAGTTATGAGCAAATTTACGAGGAAATCCAAACTATCCAACAAAAACTCAAAACCCTTAAAAATAAAAAAAACAAGAAAAACAAAGACACTCTCCAAATCAGCACCCTAAACCATACCTTGCAAGCCCTAAAATACCAAGAGGAGCTGCTCGAGCAGTACAAAATGAACCCTTTTAAAGAATTGGTGGAAAAGCCCAGCATCGCCAACATCCCCAACATCACCAACCCCATCGCCATCGTTACAGGGATTTCTTTTATTAAGCAAATCAAAGCCAAATACACCACCATGAAGCACCACAAAAAGAGCTTGCACGAAGTCTTGACATTGATCAATCAAAAGTTACAGGTTTTAACACAACTAGAGAAGTTACAAAGGGGGCAAGAACAAGAACACTTAGCTAAGAAAATTTACCAAGAGCAGGTTAAAAAGATCGAATTGCAAGGGGCGCAAAATCTCTTAAAAACGAGCATGGATGTTTACCTAAAGGACATTGAAGAAACCGAGTCCAACATTAAATCCCAAATCAAGGACCAAATCTTTAAACTGATCTATGTGGTGCTGATCGCCCTAGTCAGCATTGTTTTAGCGTGGGTGCTCAAGGTCATCAGCCATAAATACATCCACAGCAACGAGCGCGCCTACACGATCAACAAGGCGATCAACTTTGTCAACGCCAATGTGGTGGTGTTGATTTTTCTTTTCGCCTACTTGGAAAATGTGTCCTACCTTGTAACCGTGCTGGGCTTTGCCAGTGCCGGGATCGCCATTGCCATGCGCGATTTATTCATGAGCGTGCTAGGGTGGTTTATGATCCTCATTGAGGGCAATATCCATGTGGGCGATCGCATCAAGGTGGTGAAAGAGGGGCACGCCTATGTGGGCGATGTGCTCGACATCTCTGCCCTTTACACCACGATTTTAGAGGATGTCACGCTCACCAGCTACAAAAATAACGATTGCCGGGCGGGGCGTATCATCTTTATCCCCAACAACTACATCTTTAGCAATCTACTTTGCAATTACAGCCACTTTGGCATGAAAACCGTTTGGGATGGGATCGTCTTTTGTGTTACCTTTGACTCGAATTACAAAAAGGCCATGCAAATCGCCCTAGACATCGCCAACACCCAAGCCAAGCAATACACCGAAATGACCTATAAACAAATGAACAACATGCGCACCAAATACTCCCTACGCAACACCAGCGCCAACCCACGGGTGTTTATGGTGCTCGAGCAGGAGGGTATCCACATCAGCGTGTGGTACCAAACCAACTCTTACGCCACGCTTGCGCTCAAATCTAAGATTTCTAGTGATATTATCGAGGCACTTTTAAAAGAACCGGATATTTTCATCGCCTACAGCACGACTAAATTCGTGCAGAGCGCGGGCGATGGGTTTGGGAACAAAAACAGCGTTTTTGAGAGCAAGGAATTACGCCTATGA